In Ovis aries strain OAR_USU_Benz2616 breed Rambouillet chromosome 22, ARS-UI_Ramb_v3.0, whole genome shotgun sequence, the DNA window GAGATGGCAAAAGGCAGGGCAGTCAGCTCACTCCCACACGTGGGCTTGTCTCCTGCCAAGGACATGAGTCTTCCCTTACCCTAAAGATAAGCTGAGTTTCACCTCCTACTGCCTCAACCAAAGCAGACGTAACATCAGACAAGCTGATGACTGTTTTAAGATGAATAGTTAAAAAATATGTGGTGCAAAATGCCATgccaaggaaaggaaatggcagaaggtctctttaaagttttttttgtttttttttttttttttttttttttttttgcgggagATGGGGAGGAGCCGCCGACCATCGGGTCCGTCTTCTTTTTCAGGTTACAGCCACGTCTACCCCGTCACCAGGCTCGGCAAGTGCCTGTGCATGCTGTACGCTCTCTTTGGCATCCCGCTGATGTTCCTGGTCCTCACGGACACGGGCGACATCCTGGCCACCATCTTATCCACGTCCTACAATCAATTCCGAAgatttcccttcctccctcctccccttcccaagTGGTGCTCCGGACGCTCCAGCAAAAGACGACCCGACTCCCGTCCGGCAGACGAAGCCGTCCCGCACGTGGTCATCCACGATCCGGAGCTCCCGGCCCCCAAACCTGCCCCCGCGGCCCCAAGCAGCAACATGGAGCTGTTCGAGAGACTTCTGGCAGGGGAGAAAGACAACGCCCTCCAGGTGCCCCCTCAGGCCATGGAGAGGAGCACGTCGTGTCCCGAGCTGGGGTCTGGGCGGCTCTCGAGCTCCATCATCAGCAACCTGGATGAGGTGGGGCAGCAGGTGGAGAGGCTGGACGTCCCCCTCCTCGTCATCGCCCTCGTGGTCTTCGCCTACATTTCCTGCGCGGCTGCCGTCCTTCCCATCTGGGAGAAGCAGCTGAACTTCGAAAACgccttctacttctgcttcgtcACGCTGACCACCATCGGCTTCGGGGACATTATGCTGGAACACCCTCACTTCTTCTTGTTCTTCTCCATTTACATCATCGTTGGGATGGAGATTGTGTGCATTGCTTTCAAGCTGGTGCAGAACAGGCTGCTTCACCTCTATAAAACCCTCATACTCTTCTTTGCAAATGGGAGGCTTTCCAGTTCTGCCAAAAGTGAAAGAAGGCTCCAttgacctcagttttcccatcttgtTGAAGAGGGAAGGCTCTGTTGACTCTCAGGAGACACCGCCGGCCAAGCTGGTTGTCTCATCCTGTGTTTGGGGGTGCTCTAGTTAGAACTGGTGTCGCCTGAGGCCTTGGAGTCACATTCCGACATGACATCTGATTACAGTCTTGAGGCCCTGCAGAAAAGTGGCCAATGTCGGAATCAGGACATTAGAAAAAAACTCACCATCCTCTGAAGTCCAATTAATTGCCATCTCCATTTTTCAAAAGCTTCCCCTGATGTGGATCAAACCACCTCATAGATGTCACTGGGTTTCTTGCAACAGGAGGGAAAAAATTACCTTTGATTTTGTCATTTGTACTTTCAGCTAAATTAAAGCCTTCCTGAGCCACTCCCCGTTTACCCTTGGTGAAGCAGAGCAAGTCCGAGCCATCTCTTTTCTTGAATGACTGCATGAGTCGGATCAGCCCAATCCCCACCCTTGTAACTTGCACCGATGGCACTAAGAGAAATTGTCACCTGTGTTCACAGGGGCCTGGCAGATTTCCTGATTGCCAGATTCAGTGTAGGGCTCTCACCAAGTGGCACAGGATCACATCTCCTGAGTGAGCTGGCATGTGAACATGTTGATGTTTACGGATGGGTACGTAAAAGGGCTGGTGCTTATCTGGTGGATGTGAGCTGTTCATGAATGACTGGCATGTTAATGGGGGGGTCTGTGTGGCATGTGGCCTGGTACTTCAGCTCCCTCTGCCGGAGGACTTTCTCTGGCCACCAAAGCACAGGCATATATGCAGGGCAGGCTAGAAGTGCCAAGGGGTTAACACTCCTGGGTACATCCCTGAACTGATGCCCTGGGGGAGTGGGTGGACATATGGCCCCAGCTTCTTGCCCCTCCCATGGGGTAACTTTGGACCACATTCAACACTGTCTCCCCGAGTTCCCCAGCGCAATCgagtttccttcatttctctatCTCATGTCTCCACTCCTCTTGAGATCACCCCAACCCACTTGACCACAAAGCCTTGCCTCAGAGTCACTCCTGGGGGCCCCAGCCCGGGAGGGGAAGTACCAAATCCATATAGAAAACCGGTTGGCTCGTGCATGGAATAACATGAGCCACACTGCTTCCCTAGTCATTTATTGGAAGTGTCTTATTGGAGAGAAGCAAAGTTTCCTGAATGCTTCGAGAGAATCTTGGAAAAATGAACTTGTGTCCTGTGAATTGGCCAAATTGCGTAACCAGTGAATTTTGCTTCAGGGTATAGAACaaaatccctgagtcaggaagatcccctggaagaggaaatggctacccactccagtattcttgcttgggaaatcccatggacggaggagcctggtggggtacagaccatggggtcgtaaagagtcggacacaactgagcgcctaaGTGCACAGATAGAACAAAAGTCACAAGAACCAATGAAAACTGCCAGTGGGCTCCAGTTTGACGTGAAAGGAAGTCAGCTCCCAGTGAGGGTGCAGGCCTTCCTTTctggatctttccttttctaccctACTACTGTTGTTAATGCaagttaaagtgaagtgaagtgaagtcgctcagtcgtgtccgactctttgcgaccctgtggactctagcccaccaggctcctctgtccatggaattctctaggcaagagtactggggtgggttgccatttccttctccaggggatcttcccaacccagggatcgaacccaggtcttccacatcgtaggcagacgctttaacctctgagccaccagggacaggcTGCCAATTTCTGTGCCAGACACAGCGTGATAAGGTTTGTGTtcgttgcttagtcatgtcctcgattctttgtgatgccatggactgtagcccatgacggtcctccatccatgggattctccaggcaagaatcctggagtaggttgccattcccttctccaggctatctttcctgactcagggatcgaacctgggtctcctgcattgcaggtgggttctttactgtctgagccaccagggaagcccagaggaagGTTTACTGCAGGGCCATGCAAGTAGATGTTGTCCTAGAAAGCCCTGAGCTCCCCAAAGGATTTCAGCAAAAAACGTTTAGAAACCAGATGAGAGGGGTTGTAGGGTCTGTGATCAGTTCGTGAGCAATACTCTGGCTGATGGTGAGGTAGCAGGGtggtgtcacaggggttaacattaTCAGTGCCCAAGATTCCGAGGCCTGGGGCTAGGTGCTCAGGGTTATCAactagttaacatcttccatttgttggtgaggcggagggtttttttttttttttttacatttcccaAACTActcaggaaagaaagtgaagtagctcagtcatatctgactctttgcaaccccatggactgtagcctaccacacttctccgtctatgggattttccaggcaagagtactggagtgggttgccatttccttctccagaggatcttcccaacccaaggatcgaacctgggtctcccaaattgtaggcagatgctttaccatctgagccaccagggaagtccatgcttAACACTCAGGAAGTGTGCATCAAATACTATTATCTGGGTACTtcagaggagctaaagcagaggatatgggggaagGTCTGTCCCTGGAAGGTCCCAAAGTGTCCTGCTTGGTTACATTGTTTGGCTTTTTGCCCCTTTAATTCTTTAAGACCTATCTCAGGGAAGGAAATCATACAGTGTGAACAGGAACCACTGAAAGACATGGAATTTCAGGCAGCAGCCACTGGGACTAGGGTTTTTGTGAAGTCTCCCCACATCCCTGAAGTCACAGTCACCCAGTTTCTATGCAGCAAAGCTGCTCAAACCCAAAGGTGATCAAGACTAGCCACTCATGTGCGAGCCCATGATTGGATTCAAAGTCCAGTTCAGCAAACATTCATTGAGAGCTTGCTGTTTTCCAGGATCATAGAGGATTCCAAAGATAATCAGGCATATTCTCAGAAATGTGGAGGTAATTACTGGTGATATTCAAtctctccatggacagaggatcctagagggctatagtccatggagttgcaaagagtcagacatgaccgagtggctAACACTTCCACACTTCCACTTCCACTTCATCTCTCAGTCCCTTCCTTCGTAAGGAGAGTCCTGTTCAAATGCAAACAGAGTTTGTCAGGGGTAAGTTTTATACAAATTAAACATTTGGTTATTTCATTTGCTAGTGGGTGCTCTTCTGTGGttctgagaaaatagaaattcttTCCTCCAAGACCTTGCTTGGTGGTTCTCAACTTTGCCTATActctgttgactgaaaaaaatagaGTCACAACCTGAAATTAGAGGGCTAGAATGACAGATAGCTGTGACATCcatgtttattgatatggcaggagatattccATTTCATGATattccagtcatgtatggatgtgagagttggactataaggaaagctgagcgccaaagcattgatgcttttgaactgtggtgttggagaagattcttgagagtcccttggacagcaaggagatccaaccagtccatcctaaaggaaatcagtcctgaatattcattggaaggactgatgctgaagctgaaactccaatactttggccacctgatgtgaagaactgactcattgaaaaagaccctgatatgctgggaaagattgatggcagggaaaggggatgacagaggctgagatggttggatggcatcactgactcgatggacatgagtttgagcaagctctgggagatagtgatggatagggaagcctggcatgctgcagtccttggggtcccaaagagtcagacacgactgagcggctgaactgaactgattccgtTTCACAACACTGACACCTGGGGGCTCAGAAAATTCACGTGTCTCCCCATGTCCCTCCCCTTGAGATTCAGAAGTCATTGGTCGAGATGCCACTCGGGCTATTTAAAAGTTCCCCGAGTTGACCCCAGCGTGTGGTCAAGAGTTGAGGACCATGCACTAGCTGCTCTCTCACCTGAATGCCCTTCTCCCTTCTAGGACTGATGACTAAAGTTCTGCCTCAGCCCACACGCCCCCTCCTCCGGGTAGTGTCCCCTGACCTCTGGTCTCCCCCAGGCTCCCACTGCACCCATCGTAACCCCTTCCTCTGTGACAGGATTGTAACTAGGTCCTCTCCCCTAGTAAAAGGATTGTGtctttttcattatcattattctttGACTCCTCCCACCCATACATCTCCGTGTCTACCACAGACGGGAGAACTCTGGGCAGAACTTCGGTGCACGAATGCCAAGGAGAGCACCAAAGGAGAGCACCCCTTACCGCTCACCTGCCACCTCCAGACCCCAAGCTGAGTCCTTCCCCGAGTGGCCACCAGGTGGCGCCGCCAGACCACGAGGGCCCCGCGCTCCCGGGGCCAGCAGGTGGCGCGCCTGCCGCCCGGCGCCTCGGAAGAAGGAGCTTCAGGAGTGTTtgtctccccccaaccccaccccatgGTCCGCCCCCACAAAGGGGAGAGTCAGGCTCGCGTTATCCTCTGTGGCCCTCTGAGAAGACACGCCTCTGACTTCTTGCCGCGGACACCGAGGGGAGCAACACATGGGCGCCTCGGACGTCTGTCCCGCATCTCCGAAATCACACGTCTTACCCAGCTCAAGTCAGTGCCTTAAATGTTACTACTTGAGTCTCAGCCACTCGACACGTGGCGTCCTGTTAGTACTCCCGCCCTTAGCTCCCTTTCACCCTGGATGTTTTTCTGATCCACCAGCCTCACTGGAGAGCAGGGCCCTCCCTAACACTATCCCCTCCCCAGTTTGAGTGGATCAGGCCAAATAGCAGAAGGTGGTGCTTGCAACACAGGATCAGAAACTCCCAGTGACTCTGATGAAGGTCAGTGTGTTAAAAGCAGAGATGATCTACCTGGAAACCGATTAAGCTTAAGCTCAGGGTCCTGTGGCTCACCTGGGACCTCCTTTGGCTGGGAGATCCCCTGacagtgaagtccctcagttgtattTTGTATTCCTTGGCATTTTAATTTGTTGTTAAATGTTAAACACTCTAGAAAATTATTCCAATTTTGAATGGGCaattttgtattgttttcttaCAGAAGCCCCTTAAATTGAATCAACATCCACAAACCCGCCCCTGCTGACAGGTACTCGACAGAAGGAAATGCCGTCCAGGGGGACAGCCCCTTTGGCCAGCCTCCTGCTGATCCAATGTCCTCCCCCAGACAGAGGTCCAGCCACTTTGCCACTGGCCACAAGGTCCCCTCTGGCCACATCAGCCTCCGCGCACACAGGTTAATAACCTTAGGAGGAGCCAGGAACTAACAGGATTTATGccctggtttctgccatatggtAAGACTGCCCACTGTCCAGAGATGCCCCCAAAAGAAGGTGACTGATAGAAAGAGTCAAGAGGAAAGACCTCAAATGCCAGCCCAGAAACTTCCCTGGGAGCACCTTCAATGTGCTGACCAGGAAGAGACAGGGCCAGGCCAGCTCTCATCGAAAGGGGCTTGGGGAGACCTAGTGCTTCCTGGAAGGGCTGCTGGGGATGGAGGGACAAGGAATCAGAAAACCTGGGCAGCGCACCCGTCCTGGGTGTGCCCCTGCTTCTGAGTTCTCCAGAAAGCAGAGGATCGCCCCTGTGTCCTGCTGCTGTGAAGGGTGGAAAATAGGAATGACCAGCTCCCTAACAACGAACGCTGGCCAGTTGACGCAACAATAGTACTGACTTCAGAGGGTTGTTGTGAGGGTCAAACAAGCTAATCCACGTGAAGCGCTGTAGCcctgtgcccacctttgcatgcatgcatgctcagtcacttcagtcgtgtccgagtctttgcaaccctgtggactgtagcccgccaggctcctctgtccatgggattctccaggcaacaatattagagtgggttgccatttcctcctccagaggatcttcctgacccagagatcgaacccatgtctcctgcgtctcctgaattgcaagcagactgtttaccgctgagtcactggggacACCCATGCCCACCTTTTCTAGTGCCTAAAAAAATCCTAGCTGTCCCCACTACTGTGATTAGGAGGCAAAAAACGCCAGGTTTCCTCTGTCTCCAGCACCGCCTCACTGATTAGGGGAAAGGGCGCATTAGTCATCCCTGGCCGATTATAGGGCGGTCTTATTCCTGCGGGCCCAGGCAGAATAGGCAACCCCCAGCCAGATGGGGCACCTTCAGTGGCTAGCACCCCAGCACACCTCTTCCTTGGCTCCCCACTGGGTACCCTGAGGTCCCCAGACATGACTAGATCCTCCTCCAGCCTGCGTTTATCCTTTCTTGTGGCTTCCATAACACCACATTGCCTGATGCTCTTTCTGATGGCTCGTGTTTCCGCTGGGCCCTCCTCATGGGGCTCTAGGGCTTACACCTTGCGCCATTTGTTTCTTCCCTGTCTCCACTCCCTCCCTTCTGTCTCATCCATGCTAGTGGACACAAACATCTCCAGTCCTGGCTTCTCTCCAGGACTGCAGACTCACAACTTCTTCCGCAGCCTCTCCCTAGACAAGTCCAAGACACAGCTCAAACCTCTCCCTGACTCCTGCTCCCTCCCATCCACCCTGGGAGTGGCAGCTCCAGCCTGCTAGCTGCCCAAGCCACATGACTGGGAGGCTGTCTTGACCCTGCTTTCTTCTCTTGCTCGCTGTGACTAGAGAGGCATGTGTGCAGAGTTTATGAAGCCCCTCACTCCAGTCTTGAGAGATTCTGCTGTCACTGATTTCAGCAGGGGCTCagcatttgtatatttaaaagctcccaggtggctctggcTGTCTTCATGCACTTACTCATCACAAGCTTTTGTCCAGtagctgtgtgccaggcaccgaGGCAACAGCTCTGAAGGAGAACACTTCTGATGCCCtgacacacagcaggtgctcctGTGTGTTGAAGTGGAGGTGGTGACCCAGACCTGCCCTCCCTCAACAGAGAAGGAGCAAGATGGCTGATGATGGAGGGGCCAAGCTGAGCGGGTCATCAGACTCCCCACACCCTGTAACTTCCTGGAGCTGGGCTGTCAGGATTGGGCGGGCTGGGTGGGTTTGTTGTTGCCATGGTGACTGATGCGCATCTGTCTGCTCAGCAGATAACTTTCAAGTTGACTTGGATGCGAGGACAACAAAGGGCACCTCCATCTTGGATGCAAATTACAGCTTCTTTTCATCCTCCTGGGCTCTtaactgttttgcttttgttcttgCCATTTAGATCAGAGAATGAAACCCTTTCAAATGCTATAAATTCAAGACACAGGCAATTAAGGGGGCCTCTCTGAGGTTCAAGCTCCCTCCTTTAGTCTCTTTGGAAAGTAATCTCATGGGTGGAACAAGAGTTGAGCTCACAGAGTCAGCCTTGCTTGTATGTCagtatccaataaatatttactaatgcTAGGACTCAGGGTGGGTTGGGTGCTGGGGATTCAGCATGGTAAAAAACCAACCAGGTCTCTGCTTTCTCAGAGCTTATGGTCAAGACTACCACTCCAGGCCTGTTTCCCAAAGTACAAGGGGGCTGAAGGAGCCTAGGGGTTTTCATACGGAGGTTTCTGAAACCCAGGTGAAGATCTCAGTCACTTACTTTGCTCCATGTTATATATTCCACTTCCCTAGAACATTTCATTTGAAGAAAGaagtccatttaaaaaaaaaggacttccttggcagtccagtggttaggactccttgattccactgcagagagcacaggtttgatccctggtcggggacaTAAAATCCTGCAAGCCACCTGGCAGGGCCAACAAACACCCGAAATGGAATGGACTGCCTGTCACTGGGCGTATAGGCTCAGTGGACTCTCAGCTTTGGGGAATCCTTTCCTTCTGGGTATGTGTGGGGTTCAGCATCACCAGCAATCCTGCTAACCAGCCCCTCCTTCATCTTTGGGGAGAGGTGAGCTGCGGGAAGTAGAGGGCAATGACAAGATCTGAAGCAGGCTGGTCGATCAGCACACAATGCACAACTCATTTCACCCTCATTTTTTATTTGCataaagaccttaaaaaaaacttttaaaattagcaaTATGTAATCATGCCAAATATGTATTCATGCCATTTTGGAAAGCATTTGACACTTGCTGGGAAGGATGAAGCTTGGGTATCCCATGAGGCAGCAGTTCCAATCCCAGGCACGGACCCTAAAGAAACTCAGATCACAGTCTCCACAGCAGGGTTGCTAAAAAACAGCCCTGAATGTGGAACACACCAGTGTCCATCCacagaatgaatgaagaaactgtGATATAGCTTTGCAGCGGAATACTATACAGCAGTGAACAGGAGTGGCCTTTAGGTATTCATGAAATGGATGAACCTCACCAGTGATACTGGTGACatggaagaggaaccagagaaagaaagaacatcCACAGAAGGACTCCacttataaaaagataaaaaacagaCAAACCTCAATTATATTTATAGGGAAGCACCATAGGTgtcagagagggcaatggcaccccgctccagtactcttgcctggaaaatcccatggacggaggagcctagtgggctgcagtccatggggtcgctgagggttggacatgactgagcaacttcattttcactttgatgcactggagaaggaaatggcaacccactccagtgttcttgcctggagaatcccagagacagcggagcctggtgggctgcggtctatggggtcacacagagtcggacacgactgaagcaacttagcagaccATAGGTGgtagaattataaaaaaaaaaaaaagaacaaggaacaGAAAATCTAACAAGtcaggaagtctacaggaaaggGGGTGACTGTGATGGAGGAGAGGCCCCTGGGAGCTCCGGGCCTCCAGACGGGTTTCATGTCCTGACTTGGGTGAGGCCACGTGCGGCTCAATGAACAATTGTTTTTCACTCTGTaaacactggcttccctggtggctcagttggcaaaaaaaaaaaaaaaaaaatccgcctgcagtgtgggagacctgggttcgatccctgggttgggaagatcccctggaggagggcatgaccacccactccagtattcttgcctggagaatccccgaggacagaggagcctggtgggctccggtccacagggtcgcaaagagtcagacacgactgagcgtggcATGGGTGGGGTAGCACGTGGCTCACCCAACAATTATGTTTTACTTTGTAAACATGTCTTGTGGTCTCCTTTGAATATACGATATATCCCATAATGAAGATATGAGAAAGAAGCAATAGAAGCTGTGCTAAGTAATACTTTAAAGAAATTGGATGGACATAAAATTACCCATGGAGAGTAAAAATCTGCACCCTCCTACTCTCCTCTTCCCTCATTATTTTCAGTCCCTGGAACTAAATACA includes these proteins:
- the KCNK18 gene encoding potassium channel subfamily K member 18 yields the protein MEAEGLPQAKRCFWEALEKLFPRLCFLCSLVTYALVGAAVFSAIEGSQDLRAEDPEFEEFLKKLCDILKCNSSVEEGRKRDLEKLLQKVKPQWFSGSADWSFLSSLFFCCTVISTVGYSHVYPVTRLGKCLCMLYALFGIPLMFLVLTDTGDILATILSTSYNQFRRFPFLPPPLPKWCSGRSSKRRPDSRPADEAVPHVVIHDPELPAPKPAPAAPSSNMELFERLLAGEKDNALQVPPQAMERSTSCPELGSGRLSSSIISNLDEVGQQVERLDVPLLVIALVVFAYISCAAAVLPIWEKQLNFENAFYFCFVTLTTIGFGDIMLEHPHFFLFFSIYIIVGMEIVCIAFKLVQNRLLHLYKTLILFFANGRLSSSAKSERRLH